The bacterium genome includes a region encoding these proteins:
- a CDS encoding Ig-like domain-containing protein: MKKLPYTRIFGAVFLIIFLSVRIPGISGSAQAAPVITSISPDHGPRGMNTDLTIRGAGFSPGMKVSIWGGGVYIKGSHSTAGSANSLYCSGSYVYLACGRKGGASGSSGVYIFPIENPASPQPLSFLSLPGQASDILVFDNYAYVAAEEAGFQILDVRDPAAPSCVSSLPLNGRALKVSLYGHHAYLAADYGGLQIVDIRNPRQPAPAGSLVPSPDSCILDVVTEGGYAYLAAGWAGVKIADIGHPENPAIAADFPCPGRFVMGVFKYQNYLYLSEMENGVEILDISDPLSPKAAAHLATPGLAHQVSIRGNYLYVADDYRGVEIFRHDLTQGCSLVGFQETPGWAVDLQVVDNHVFVADSQGGLQILDAENPRNPSLVSMVDLLDGSAGVEVSGLKVQGDYAYVFSRANSFSDENWLKILDVSNPKNPHVCGKTRNIGPWPEDLAISQEYAYLVDDYTGLEVFNVTYKQSPQRVSFYDRDTSGGRGIFIKDNTLLLADSLASGTAGIKIFTQDAKMLPLRLGTAGLADAKASAEAIYAAGDYAFLAAGEAGVSIFNLRDPSQPALISTLPLAGFIGDLLVAGPYVYLANRKGLIQVIDIKLPSNPHLLGSCKTAGEPGSMALSGNYLYGAEGEAGLQVIDITQPEKPLAVVSLATLTPAEEVVADGEYIYAAVRNGLMIMSALKPCPSVSSVDPATLRVSTPAGLAPGTYHLTLTDPNGSMTVLPNGFTVEANRPPVMEPIADNPMIAVTEGETLTLTIRAIDPDGDPLSYTASLSRLPQGASLSGNVFTWRPKSGDSGLYPNIWFQVTDGEFIIERTINLAVIDNGNNGDNGGDGNNTPPELGLIPSQTQGEEGKAIAFLIEAFDPDPEDRENLTITLLNAPAGATCQMLTGGQDNKVIARFLWTPDYGQAGTYTITLQASDQQLSDQKTLTLMVREAAPAPARFELKAGANTWLCPAGRNQAQYTSFTFLREMGEDALFSLQAYDWDGTPLKSCSWLFGRPCGDDFPMDRSRIYRIQARRGVSFTWPRD; encoded by the coding sequence TATTTTCCTGAGTGTCCGGATACCGGGAATCTCGGGGTCTGCCCAGGCAGCCCCGGTTATTACCAGTATCTCCCCCGATCATGGGCCAAGAGGGATGAATACGGATCTGACTATCAGGGGAGCGGGATTCTCGCCGGGGATGAAAGTCTCGATCTGGGGAGGAGGAGTTTATATCAAAGGCTCACATTCTACCGCCGGATCAGCCAACAGCCTGTATTGCTCCGGTTCTTACGTATATCTGGCCTGCGGCCGGAAGGGAGGCGCAAGCGGAAGTAGTGGAGTCTATATCTTCCCTATCGAAAATCCCGCAAGCCCGCAGCCGCTGAGCTTCCTGTCCCTGCCCGGTCAGGCCAGCGATATTCTGGTCTTTGACAACTATGCCTATGTGGCGGCTGAGGAAGCTGGCTTTCAGATTCTGGATGTCCGGGACCCGGCAGCTCCTTCCTGTGTCTCTTCCCTTCCCCTGAACGGAAGGGCTCTCAAGGTTTCTCTCTATGGCCATCACGCATACCTGGCCGCGGATTACGGCGGATTGCAGATCGTGGATATCAGGAATCCCCGCCAGCCTGCTCCGGCAGGCTCGTTGGTACCCTCACCAGACAGTTGTATCCTCGATGTCGTCACCGAAGGAGGCTACGCCTATCTGGCAGCCGGATGGGCGGGAGTAAAGATCGCTGATATCGGCCATCCGGAAAATCCCGCAATCGCCGCCGACTTTCCCTGTCCCGGCCGCTTTGTCATGGGAGTATTCAAGTATCAGAATTACCTGTATCTTTCCGAAATGGAAAACGGGGTGGAGATTCTGGACATCAGCGATCCCCTCTCCCCGAAAGCAGCGGCTCACCTGGCCACGCCAGGGCTTGCTCACCAGGTTTCCATCAGGGGAAACTACCTTTATGTGGCAGATGACTACCGGGGGGTTGAGATTTTTCGCCACGACCTTACCCAGGGGTGCAGCCTGGTGGGATTTCAGGAGACTCCCGGCTGGGCTGTGGACCTGCAGGTGGTCGATAACCATGTTTTTGTCGCTGACAGCCAGGGGGGATTGCAGATTCTGGATGCTGAAAATCCCCGCAATCCTTCTCTGGTCAGCATGGTCGATCTTTTGGATGGCTCAGCGGGAGTTGAAGTCAGCGGCCTCAAGGTGCAGGGTGATTATGCCTATGTTTTCAGCAGGGCGAATTCCTTTTCCGATGAAAACTGGCTGAAGATCCTGGATGTTTCCAACCCCAAAAACCCTCATGTTTGCGGGAAGACCCGGAATATCGGCCCCTGGCCTGAAGATCTGGCGATCAGTCAGGAATATGCCTATCTGGTGGATGATTATACCGGGCTTGAAGTTTTCAATGTTACCTATAAGCAGTCTCCGCAGCGGGTATCGTTTTACGACCGCGATACCTCCGGGGGGAGGGGAATTTTTATCAAGGATAACACCCTTCTTCTGGCCGACTCTCTGGCCAGCGGTACGGCAGGCATCAAAATCTTCACTCAGGATGCGAAAATGCTGCCCCTGAGGTTAGGAACTGCTGGGCTCGCCGATGCGAAGGCCAGTGCAGAGGCTATCTACGCTGCGGGAGATTATGCTTTTCTGGCTGCCGGTGAGGCCGGGGTGAGTATTTTTAACCTTCGGGATCCGAGTCAGCCTGCGCTGATCAGCACCCTTCCCCTTGCCGGTTTCATCGGCGATCTCCTGGTCGCAGGGCCATATGTCTATCTGGCCAACAGGAAGGGACTTATCCAGGTGATAGATATTAAACTGCCTTCAAACCCGCACCTGCTCGGCTCCTGCAAAACCGCGGGAGAGCCCGGGTCCATGGCTCTTTCCGGTAATTACCTCTATGGAGCGGAAGGAGAGGCTGGCTTGCAGGTCATTGACATCACTCAGCCGGAAAAGCCCCTGGCCGTGGTTTCCCTCGCCACCCTGACTCCTGCTGAAGAGGTGGTGGCCGATGGGGAATATATCTATGCGGCGGTGCGAAATGGCCTGATGATCATGAGCGCCTTGAAACCCTGCCCGTCGGTATCCTCTGTCGATCCGGCTACCCTGCGGGTTTCCACGCCTGCCGGGCTTGCTCCGGGTACCTATCACCTTACCCTGACCGACCCCAATGGGAGCATGACTGTCCTGCCCAATGGATTTACTGTTGAAGCCAACCGCCCGCCGGTCATGGAGCCAATCGCCGATAACCCGATGATAGCTGTCACCGAAGGGGAAACCCTGACTCTGACCATCAGGGCCATCGATCCTGATGGAGACCCTCTGAGCTACACCGCATCTCTTTCCCGCCTCCCGCAAGGGGCCAGCCTGTCGGGGAATGTTTTCACCTGGCGGCCAAAGTCCGGGGACAGCGGCCTGTACCCCAATATCTGGTTTCAGGTCACAGACGGGGAATTTATCATCGAGCGGACAATCAATCTGGCAGTCATCGATAATGGCAACAATGGCGATAATGGCGGCGATGGCAACAATACCCCGCCTGAGCTTGGCCTGATCCCGTCTCAGACGCAGGGGGAAGAGGGCAAAGCAATCGCTTTTTTGATTGAAGCCTTCGATCCTGATCCGGAAGACCGGGAAAACCTCACCATTACCCTGCTGAATGCTCCAGCCGGGGCGACATGCCAGATGTTGACGGGGGGGCAGGATAATAAGGTTATTGCCCGCTTTCTCTGGACGCCCGATTACGGCCAGGCAGGGACGTATACGATTACTTTGCAAGCTTCAGACCAGCAGTTATCGGACCAAAAGACCCTCACCCTCATGGTCCGGGAAGCAGCCCCTGCTCCCGCCAGATTCGAGCTTAAGGCGGGGGCCAATACCTGGCTGTGCCCGGCAGGAAGAAATCAGGCTCAGTATACTTCCTTCACCTTTCTGCGGGAGATGGGCGAAGATGCTCTTTTCTCCCTCCAGGCTTACGATTGGGATGGAACGCCGCTCAAAAGCTGCTCCTGGCTCTTTGGCAGACCCTGTGGCGATGACTTTCCCATGGACCGGAGCCGGATCTACCGGATTCAGGCCAGGAGGGGCGTTTCGTTCACCTGGCCGAGGGATTAG
- a CDS encoding TlpA disulfide reductase family protein encodes MKMAILRKVMIIPVMGILLMATSCKAQKQPSEQAEVNQKSEAKPSANEAQKAQPTNETPKSSPSNAMPALDFTLHSIRNQKVSLTDFLGNKIVLINFWATWCPYCVAEIPHLNKIEKSLAEQVKFLSVDIGEKPEKVQNFARQKGVVFDVLLDQKGEVARRYRVKGTPTNIVIDKKGNIVYYGYELNKAEQVIMSLLAN; translated from the coding sequence ATGAAGATGGCAATTCTCCGAAAAGTTATGATCATCCCGGTAATGGGAATTCTTCTCATGGCAACGAGTTGTAAGGCGCAAAAACAGCCCTCGGAACAGGCCGAAGTGAATCAAAAAAGCGAGGCGAAACCATCGGCGAATGAGGCACAGAAAGCCCAGCCAACCAATGAGACCCCAAAAAGCAGCCCATCCAATGCCATGCCCGCTCTGGATTTTACCCTGCACAGTATCCGGAATCAAAAGGTCAGTCTGACTGACTTTCTCGGAAACAAGATCGTTCTCATAAATTTTTGGGCAACCTGGTGCCCGTATTGTGTAGCCGAAATTCCCCACCTTAACAAGATTGAAAAATCCCTGGCCGAGCAGGTAAAGTTTCTATCGGTCGATATCGGTGAAAAACCGGAAAAAGTCCAGAATTTCGCCAGGCAAAAGGGCGTCGTGTTCGATGTCCTGCTTGACCAGAAGGGGGAAGTTGCCAGAAGATACCGGGTGAAAGGCACCCCTACGAACATTGTCATCGATAAGAAGGGCAATATCGTCTATTACGGCTATGAGCTTAACAAGGCCGAGCAGGTAATTATGAGTTTGTTGGCCAATTAG
- a CDS encoding cytochrome c biogenesis protein CcdA, with the protein MLHNLFQIAQSYIQSTSVLAYPVVLLAGVATSFTPCVYPVLPVIVGFIGGQGNRTKMSGFVLSSAYVLGMAITYSFLGAFAALSGMLFGQIQNNPVAYLIIANIIIFFSLSTLGLFSLPMPSFLNRSGSGKVRQGVIGAFGLGLASGLITAPCTVAVLGVLLTYIATQQNLVFGISLLFTYALGMGFLLILAGTFTGILTALPKSGVWMKRAQTAFGLFMLALGEYYLIQAGRLWL; encoded by the coding sequence ATGCTTCATAATCTATTTCAGATAGCTCAAAGCTATATTCAATCAACATCGGTTCTTGCCTATCCGGTAGTTCTTCTGGCTGGCGTGGCTACTTCCTTCACTCCCTGCGTATACCCTGTTCTGCCCGTCATTGTCGGATTTATCGGCGGCCAGGGCAACCGGACCAAAATGAGCGGTTTTGTTCTTTCCTCTGCCTATGTTCTGGGTATGGCAATAACCTATTCCTTCCTCGGTGCTTTTGCCGCTTTGAGCGGCATGCTGTTCGGCCAGATACAGAATAACCCTGTCGCTTATCTCATTATTGCCAATATTATCATTTTCTTCAGCCTTTCCACGCTCGGGCTGTTTTCCCTGCCCATGCCGTCCTTCCTGAACCGGTCCGGGTCCGGCAAGGTTCGACAGGGCGTTATCGGTGCTTTTGGACTTGGCCTTGCTTCCGGCCTCATTACCGCGCCCTGTACCGTAGCTGTTCTCGGAGTGCTGCTGACGTATATTGCCACGCAGCAGAATCTGGTTTTTGGCATCAGCCTTCTTTTTACCTATGCACTGGGAATGGGCTTTTTACTCATTCTGGCCGGAACCTTCACCGGAATCCTCACTGCCCTTCCCAAGTCGGGAGTGTGGATGAAGCGGGCACAGACAGCGTTTGGGTTATTTATGCTTGCTCTGGGTGAGTATTATCTTATCCAGGCAGGAAGGCTCTGGCTATAA
- a CDS encoding thioredoxin family protein, protein MSDLVTINPGDQTYTGHEWAIVLFESPWCGSCKELQRFMEKLALPAGIDCFLGRVDITRNQPLAVQYGVMSLPTVVILQKGVLKEKFSGGMSEEKFLQKIKKYIE, encoded by the coding sequence ATGAGTGACCTTGTGACCATTAATCCGGGGGATCAAACCTATACCGGCCATGAGTGGGCAATCGTCCTTTTCGAGAGCCCGTGGTGCGGTTCCTGTAAAGAGCTGCAGCGGTTTATGGAAAAACTTGCCCTGCCCGCCGGCATCGATTGTTTTCTCGGCAGGGTGGATATTACCCGGAATCAGCCTCTGGCTGTCCAGTACGGCGTGATGAGCCTTCCCACCGTGGTCATCCTTCAAAAAGGTGTCCTGAAGGAAAAATTCTCCGGGGGAATGTCTGAAGAAAAATTCCTGCAAAAAATCAAGAAGTATATTGAGTGA
- a CDS encoding cytochrome b/b6 domain-containing protein: MSTKRRLTGVRRLSPIELIGHWLLTVSLVVLFLTHGGLIFPSFQVTLRLFGNARRAAFIHRRAGIFFSIGLVFTFWAWLREYGPYQTAANWLNGVKTYPAHHEASQGRGKFTTAQKIHFLGVMLFGLLSSSSGLILWNSHLYQREMIAWCYALHAFSAAFFAASGIIHIYLRHAVKPSSHTFGKHPTIHEPVRETYRNWEKRR; encoded by the coding sequence ATGAGCACAAAGCGCCGACTGACCGGCGTGCGCCGTCTTTCCCCCATCGAGCTGATTGGACACTGGCTGCTGACAGTCAGTCTTGTGGTCCTGTTCCTTACTCATGGGGGGCTGATATTTCCCTCCTTCCAGGTAACCTTGCGTCTCTTTGGTAATGCTCGGAGAGCAGCCTTTATTCATCGCCGGGCTGGAATTTTTTTCTCCATCGGCCTGGTCTTTACCTTTTGGGCCTGGCTGAGGGAATATGGCCCCTATCAGACAGCCGCGAACTGGCTGAATGGAGTGAAGACCTACCCTGCTCATCATGAAGCCTCTCAGGGACGAGGGAAATTCACCACGGCTCAAAAAATTCACTTTCTGGGAGTCATGCTCTTTGGCCTGTTATCCTCATCGAGCGGCCTGATTCTATGGAATTCTCACCTGTACCAGCGGGAGATGATTGCCTGGTGCTATGCTCTCCACGCTTTTTCAGCAGCCTTTTTTGCTGCCAGCGGGATAATCCACATCTACCTGCGCCATGCTGTTAAGCCTTCTTCCCACACCTTTGGCAAGCACCCGACGATTCACGAACCTGTGCGTGAGACGTACCGTAATTGGGAAAAGCGAAGATAG
- a CDS encoding 4Fe-4S dicluster domain-containing protein → MEKAFLIYPERCIACRACQVACKQWNQLPAESTTNLGSYENPPGLSFNTYTQIHFREMKTEHGMQWLFLKRQCYHCTDAACMLVCPSPGAIEKTPEGAVILNPDKCIGCKYCVNLCPFEIPQFDERSRKVSKCHFCHDRIAMGAAPACAQGCPTGAIRFGDRNVLLQQAKAAGYKNIYGENEVKGLHVMFVLQAPPQNYGLPASPEVPGAVFWWKRVFKPLFGGGVGLALLSAIIHYTCSKLHNREGSGESHR, encoded by the coding sequence ATGGAAAAGGCTTTTTTGATTTATCCGGAGCGCTGCATTGCCTGCCGCGCCTGTCAGGTTGCCTGCAAGCAGTGGAACCAACTGCCGGCTGAATCGACCACCAACCTGGGCTCCTATGAGAACCCTCCCGGGCTTTCATTCAATACCTACACCCAGATTCATTTCCGGGAGATGAAAACAGAGCATGGAATGCAATGGCTTTTCCTGAAGCGGCAATGCTATCATTGCACCGATGCTGCCTGCATGCTGGTCTGTCCTTCACCGGGAGCCATAGAGAAGACACCGGAAGGGGCAGTGATCCTGAACCCGGATAAATGCATCGGCTGTAAATATTGTGTCAACCTGTGCCCCTTTGAAATTCCTCAATTCGATGAGCGCAGCCGGAAGGTCAGCAAGTGCCATTTCTGTCACGACCGGATAGCTATGGGCGCTGCGCCAGCCTGTGCTCAAGGCTGTCCTACCGGGGCTATCCGCTTCGGAGACCGGAATGTACTGCTTCAGCAGGCCAAGGCTGCGGGATATAAAAATATCTATGGTGAGAACGAAGTCAAGGGACTGCACGTGATGTTTGTCCTCCAGGCTCCTCCCCAGAATTACGGGCTCCCCGCCAGTCCTGAAGTACCGGGGGCAGTATTTTGGTGGAAGCGGGTATTCAAGCCGCTGTTCGGTGGAGGTGTGGGGCTTGCCCTGCTCAGTGCCATCATCCACTACACCTGCAGCAAGCTGCACAACCGAGAAGGATCCGGAGAATCACACCGATGA
- a CDS encoding DUF4258 domain-containing protein has protein sequence MTKLQAIRQKVIEREYYLSSHAEDEMIDDNLERDDIENAILKGKIEKKLTRDIRGTRYRIEGPSKDGRTIHVIGRFKEDGSLIIITVYALSEGA, from the coding sequence ATGACCAAACTCCAGGCCATTCGCCAGAAAGTTATTGAGAGAGAATATTACTTATCATCTCATGCTGAAGATGAGATGATAGATGATAATTTGGAGAGAGATGATATTGAAAATGCAATCCTTAAGGGCAAGATTGAGAAGAAACTAACACGGGATATAAGGGGAACAAGATACAGAATTGAGGGGCCATCCAAAGACGGAAGAACCATTCATGTCATTGGTAGGTTTAAAGAGGATGGTAGCCTCATCATAATAACAGTATACGCTTTATCGGAGGGAGCATGA
- a CDS encoding YgiT-type zinc finger protein, with product MICEFCGGQTVKKRVKKQHWLHGKLYIVENVEAEVCLECGERYYHAKILDEIDRFLEAEHQVKDRIDVEVVSL from the coding sequence ATGATCTGTGAATTTTGTGGGGGCCAGACAGTAAAAAAGAGGGTCAAGAAGCAACATTGGCTTCATGGCAAGCTGTACATAGTTGAGAATGTGGAGGCCGAAGTCTGTCTTGAATGCGGGGAGCGATACTATCATGCTAAGATCCTCGATGAGATAGACCGCTTCCTTGAGGCTGAACACCAAGTAAAAGACCGGATAGACGTTGAAGTGGTTAGTTTATAA
- a CDS encoding aspartate-semialdehyde dehydrogenase, producing the protein MDRKKEYVVAVAGATGAVGREMISVLEERCFPVKELVPLASSRSAGSQVTFNNREFVVRELKDDSFTGVDVALFSAGGSVSLEFSPKAARAGAVVIDNSSAWRMDPNVPLVVPEVNPEAIFTHKGIIANPNCSTIQMVVALKPIHDRAKIKRIVVSTYQSVSGTGKKGMDELFHQAQMMLNFKKEDIKPKVYPHPIAFNCLPHIDVFQENGYTKEEMKMVFETKKIMGDPSIRVTATTVRVPVFIGHSEAVNIETEKKITAAECRELLRKAPGVIVVDDPAKNQYPLAMDAAGKDEVFVGRIREDESIENGLNLWVVADNLRKGAALNAVQIAEILVGHKVMKAVIDVEYQ; encoded by the coding sequence ATGGACAGGAAAAAAGAATATGTTGTGGCCGTAGCAGGTGCTACGGGAGCTGTGGGCCGGGAGATGATTTCTGTTCTGGAAGAGCGGTGCTTTCCGGTCAAGGAGCTGGTTCCCCTGGCTTCCTCACGTTCTGCCGGAAGCCAGGTCACCTTTAACAATAGGGAGTTTGTCGTCAGGGAATTGAAAGACGACTCCTTCACCGGCGTTGATGTAGCCCTGTTTTCAGCCGGCGGGTCGGTCAGCCTCGAATTTTCTCCCAAGGCTGCCAGGGCCGGAGCCGTGGTCATCGATAACAGCAGTGCCTGGCGAATGGATCCCAATGTCCCGCTGGTGGTTCCGGAAGTGAATCCGGAAGCCATTTTTACCCATAAGGGAATTATCGCCAATCCCAACTGTTCCACGATTCAGATGGTGGTGGCTTTAAAACCGATCCATGACCGGGCTAAAATCAAACGTATTGTCGTCAGCACCTATCAATCGGTATCCGGCACCGGGAAAAAGGGAATGGATGAGCTGTTTCACCAGGCACAGATGATGCTGAATTTTAAGAAAGAAGATATCAAGCCGAAAGTTTACCCTCATCCGATCGCCTTCAACTGCCTGCCGCACATCGACGTGTTTCAGGAAAACGGCTACACCAAGGAAGAAATGAAGATGGTTTTTGAAACCAAGAAAATCATGGGAGATCCTTCGATCCGGGTGACCGCCACGACCGTGAGGGTGCCGGTCTTCATCGGACATTCGGAAGCGGTGAACATCGAGACGGAGAAGAAAATTACGGCTGCCGAGTGCCGGGAACTTCTTCGGAAAGCCCCCGGCGTGATTGTGGTCGACGATCCGGCCAAGAACCAGTATCCTCTGGCTATGGATGCCGCGGGCAAGGACGAAGTTTTCGTTGGCCGGATCAGAGAGGATGAATCCATAGAGAACGGTCTGAACCTGTGGGTGGTTGCCGATAACCTCCGCAAAGGCGCTGCCCTGAATGCCGTCCAGATCGCCGAAATCCTGGTGGGCCATAAGGTGATGAAGGCGGTCATCGATGTTGAGTATCAATAG
- a CDS encoding 3-isopropylmalate dehydrogenase, with protein MAHKKIAVIPGDGIGPEVMREGLKCLDAVSRVSDFSYEKVDYDFSGERYLRTGELVPDSAISELRQMDAIYLGAVGHPGVKTGILEKGVLLRLRFELDLYINLRPIKLYPGVETPLKNKGPKEIDFVVVRENTEGLYIGVGGFFKKGTPDEVATQEMINTRKGVERCIRYAFDYTRARNLRKKLTLCDKSNVLTYAHDLWQRVFKEVGAEYPDIEKDHAHVDATCMWMVKNPEWFDVIVTCNMFGDIITDLGAAIQGGMGVAASGNINPNGVSMFEPIHGSAPKYTGKNVINPLATICAGQMMLDRLGEKRASSLLEKAIVDALASGRLKDLSANSGVSTTEVGDIIVGYINQAASRP; from the coding sequence ATGGCTCACAAGAAAATTGCTGTCATCCCGGGAGATGGAATCGGCCCGGAAGTAATGCGTGAAGGATTGAAATGCCTGGATGCAGTTTCCAGGGTCTCGGATTTTTCGTATGAAAAGGTGGATTATGACTTCAGTGGGGAGCGCTACCTGCGCACGGGAGAGCTTGTCCCGGATTCGGCCATTTCGGAATTGCGGCAAATGGATGCCATATACCTTGGCGCTGTCGGGCATCCGGGAGTCAAAACGGGCATCCTGGAAAAAGGTGTCCTGCTGCGGCTTCGCTTTGAGCTTGATCTCTACATTAACTTGCGGCCGATAAAGCTTTATCCTGGAGTGGAGACCCCGCTCAAGAATAAGGGACCCAAAGAAATCGACTTTGTCGTGGTCCGGGAGAATACCGAAGGGTTATATATCGGTGTCGGAGGATTCTTTAAAAAAGGAACTCCGGACGAGGTAGCCACCCAGGAGATGATCAATACCCGCAAAGGAGTCGAGCGCTGCATCCGGTACGCCTTTGACTACACCAGAGCAAGAAACCTGCGGAAAAAGCTGACCCTGTGTGATAAGTCGAATGTCCTGACCTATGCCCACGACCTGTGGCAGCGGGTATTCAAAGAGGTTGGGGCCGAATATCCGGACATTGAAAAGGACCATGCCCATGTCGATGCCACCTGCATGTGGATGGTGAAAAATCCTGAATGGTTCGATGTCATTGTTACCTGCAATATGTTCGGCGATATTATCACCGATCTTGGAGCTGCGATTCAGGGCGGAATGGGAGTCGCCGCTTCCGGGAATATCAATCCGAACGGAGTATCCATGTTCGAGCCCATCCACGGATCAGCTCCCAAGTACACGGGGAAAAACGTGATCAATCCCCTGGCCACGATTTGCGCCGGTCAAATGATGCTGGATCGCCTGGGCGAAAAGCGTGCCTCGTCGCTGCTGGAAAAAGCCATTGTCGATGCTCTTGCCAGCGGCAGGCTGAAGGACCTTTCGGCTAACAGCGGAGTCAGCACCACCGAGGTAGGGGATATTATCGTTGGTTATATCAACCAGGCTGCTTCACGACCCTGA
- the leuD gene encoding 3-isopropylmalate dehydratase small subunit: protein MKAIVGKAWKYQDNINTDEIIPAKYLNTSDPKELAQHCMAGIDEDFVSRISPGDLIVAGQNFGCGSSREHAPWAIKEAGISCVIAKTFARIFFRNAINIGLPIVECREAAEEIREGDVIEVDVDSGKIINRSQQKEYKISAYPQFMQKLISAGGLINYIKTSRR from the coding sequence ATGAAGGCGATTGTTGGCAAGGCATGGAAATATCAAGATAACATTAATACTGATGAAATCATTCCGGCAAAGTATTTGAATACTTCTGACCCCAAAGAACTGGCTCAGCATTGCATGGCCGGAATCGACGAGGATTTTGTCAGCAGGATTTCCCCCGGTGATCTGATCGTAGCCGGACAAAACTTTGGCTGCGGCTCATCCAGGGAGCATGCTCCCTGGGCCATCAAAGAGGCAGGGATATCCTGCGTGATCGCCAAAACCTTTGCCCGGATATTTTTCCGGAATGCCATCAATATCGGACTGCCGATCGTCGAATGCCGGGAGGCTGCCGAGGAAATCCGGGAAGGCGATGTCATCGAAGTGGATGTCGATTCCGGTAAAATTATCAACCGCAGCCAGCAGAAAGAGTATAAGATCTCTGCTTATCCGCAATTCATGCAGAAATTGATTTCTGCCGGTGGATTGATTAACTATATCAAGACCAGCCGCAGATAA
- the leuC gene encoding 3-isopropylmalate dehydratase large subunit: MPMTITEKILAAHAGQDQVVPGEFIEAGVDIALGNDVTAPIAIREFESFGASQVFDRNRLVLVPDHYAPNKDIKSAEQCKIMRDFARRHQITNYFEVGQMGVEHALLPEQGLVLPGDLIIGADSHTCTYGALGAFSTGVGSTDLAAVMITGKIWLRVPESIKITIDGPLNRWVYGKDLILYTIGRITVDGALYMAMEFTGSTITALDMDSRLSICNMAIEAGAKNGIIAPDETTLQYARERAKREFSIFASDPGARYCQTLQFRAEDIQPQVALPPLPENSRPVDEIGDIPIDQVVIGSCTNGRISDLRQAAEILKGQKADPRVRLIVIPATQSIYRQAMEEGLFSIFLDAGAAISTPTCGPCLGGYMGVLAAGERALATTNRNFIGRMGHLHSEVYLSNPAVAAASAITGKISHPREVVSD; this comes from the coding sequence ATGCCAATGACCATCACCGAAAAGATCCTGGCCGCTCATGCGGGGCAGGATCAGGTAGTGCCGGGTGAATTTATCGAAGCCGGGGTCGATATTGCCCTGGGCAATGATGTTACCGCACCGATAGCTATCCGGGAGTTTGAATCCTTTGGGGCCAGCCAGGTCTTTGACCGAAACCGGCTGGTTCTGGTCCCTGACCATTACGCTCCCAATAAGGACATAAAGTCTGCCGAGCAGTGTAAAATCATGCGGGATTTTGCCCGCAGGCACCAGATTACCAATTACTTCGAAGTCGGGCAGATGGGGGTCGAACACGCTCTTTTGCCCGAACAGGGACTGGTTCTGCCCGGTGATCTGATCATCGGGGCCGACTCTCACACCTGCACCTACGGAGCCCTGGGGGCCTTTTCCACCGGCGTGGGCAGCACTGATCTGGCCGCGGTCATGATTACCGGCAAAATCTGGCTCAGGGTGCCGGAATCGATCAAAATAACCATTGACGGGCCGCTCAACCGATGGGTGTACGGCAAGGATCTTATCCTGTATACCATTGGCCGGATCACGGTTGACGGAGCGCTGTATATGGCTATGGAATTTACCGGATCAACCATAACTGCCCTTGACATGGACAGCCGCCTCAGCATCTGCAACATGGCCATCGAGGCCGGGGCCAAAAACGGGATCATCGCTCCCGACGAGACCACACTCCAGTATGCCCGGGAGAGAGCGAAACGCGAATTCTCGATTTTTGCCAGCGACCCCGGTGCCCGCTACTGCCAGACCCTGCAATTCCGGGCCGAGGATATCCAGCCGCAGGTCGCCCTGCCGCCGTTGCCGGAAAACAGCCGGCCTGTTGACGAGATCGGGGATATTCCGATCGATCAGGTGGTAATCGGCTCCTGCACCAATGGCCGGATATCCGACCTTCGCCAGGCGGCAGAGATACTCAAAGGACAAAAAGCAGACCCCAGAGTGCGCCTGATTGTTATTCCCGCAACGCAGAGCATTTACCGGCAGGCTATGGAGGAAGGACTTTTCAGCATCTTCCTGGATGCCGGAGCAGCGATCAGCACACCGACCTGCGGACCCTGCCTGGGAGGATATATGGGCGTTCTGGCTGCCGGAGAGCGGGCCCTGGCTACCACCAACCGGAATTTTATCGGACGGATGGGGCACCTCCACAGCGAAGTCTACCTGTCAAATCCCGCCGTGGCTGCTGCTTCAGCCATCACCGGCAAGATCAGCCACCCCAGGGAAGTCGTTTCCGACTGA